Proteins encoded in a region of the Coffea eugenioides isolate CCC68of chromosome 4, Ceug_1.0, whole genome shotgun sequence genome:
- the LOC113769376 gene encoding 60S ribosomal protein L23A-like, with product MRPKVAKFVKSGTTFKKKAKKIRTKVTFHRPKTLKKDGNPKYPRISAPPRNKLDHYQILKYPLTTESAMKKIEDNNTMVFIVDIRADKKKIKDAVKKMYDIQIKKVNTMIRSDGTKKAYVRLTPDYDALDVANKIGII from the exons ATGAGAC CCAAGGTTGCCAAATTTGTCAAATCTGGGACAACTTTTAAGAAGAAAGCCAAGAAGATCCGGACCAAAGTTACCTTCCATCGTCCTAAGACATTGAAAAAGGACGGGAACCCGAAGTACCCACGCATCAGTGCTCCTCCTAGGAATAAGTTGGACCATTATCAGATTCTCAAATATCCTTTGACTACTGAATCTGCCATGAAAAAGATTGAAGATAACAATACCATggtattcatagttgacatCCGTGCTGATAAGAAGAAAATCAAAGATGCAGTGAAGAAGATGTACGACATACAGATCAAGAAAGTGAACACTATGATCAGGtctgatggaacaaagaaagcatatgttcggttgactccagactacgatgctttggatgtggcaaacaagattggaataatataa
- the LOC113769374 gene encoding uncharacterized protein LOC113769374: protein MTKKRKLVDSETIALTEECSAIIQNKLPPKLKDPESFTVPCTIGNVEFSKALCDLGASVSLMPLTVARQLGLKELERTNISLQLADRSIRHPMGILENVLIKVQKFIIPVDFVVLNMEEDVNVPIILDRPFLVTAGTIIDVKRGKFKFQIGEEEVEFDLSKVEKYPSFTDHVYSVDICDK, encoded by the coding sequence ATGACTAAGAAAAGGAAGTTAGTAGATAGTGAGACAATTGCATTAACGGAAGAATGTAGTGCCATCATACAAAATAAATTGCCACCAAAGTTGAAAGATCCAGAGAGTTTCACAGTTCCTTGCACTATTGGTAATGTAGAATTCTCTAAAGCACTATGTGACCTGGGTGCGAGTGTTTCATTGATGCCTTTAACTGTAGCTAGGCAATTGGGGTTGAAAGAATTAGAACGTACTAACATTTCCTTGCAATTGGCTGACAGGTCTATTAGACATCCAATGGGCATATTGGAAAATGTGCTCATTAAAGTGCAAAAATTTATTATTCCtgttgattttgttgttttaaatATGGAGGAGGATGTCAATGTACCTATTATACTTGATAGACCATTTCTGGTCACCGCAGGTACAATAATAGATGTTAAACGTGGTAAGTTCAAGTTCCAAATTGGTGAAGAGGAAGTGGAGTTTGATTTGAGTAAAGTGGAGAAGTATCCCTCTTTTACTGACCATGTTTATTCCGTTGACATATGTGATAAATGA
- the LOC113769373 gene encoding protein transport protein Sec24-like At3g07100 has translation MTFNSRIHFYNMKSSLMQRQMLVVLDLDNTFVLLPYDLLANLFESRTVVDAFLDGLPSMFENTPQAESAFRPAVKVLYQNILLDRYIIIGISSLLVRERNSGIN, from the exons ATGACCTTTAACAGCAGAATACACTTCTACAATATGAAG TCATCCTTGATGCAACGTCAAATGTTGGTGGTCTTAGACTTAGATAACACGTTTGTTCTATTACCGTATGATCTCCTTGCCAACTTGTTTGAATCAAGAACTGTGGTGGATGCTTTCTTAGATGGCTTGCCGTCAATGTTTGAGAATACTCCACAAGCGGAATCTGCTTTTCGTCCAGCAGTCAAG GTACTCTATCAAAATATACTGCTGGACAGGTATATAATTATCGGAATTTCCAGTCTGCTTGTCAGAGAGAGAAATTCAGGCATTAACTAA